CTATGAAAGACTTCAGCAGGGGAAAAAACGGAAGGAGTTGCTCGACTTCCTCGTTTCCAGGGTTGGCATGGAGAGAAAAGATGCCGAGGCACTACTTGACGAGCTCATGGGTGGTGGGGAGGGGGACATCGGTTACATCTGACTAAACTTGGAGATGTTAAGTGGCGGGGTGGTTCTTGGCATGCCCTCTGCCTGCTCCGAATGTTGCCGGTAAGGCCTCCCTACGGTTTTCATCCGTGTCCACGTTCTCTTTTACATCTTCCTGTTAAGGAAGGAATATAAACCCAATGAACTCATTCCCTATGCTTTCCGGTGTATCCAGTGCTTCCGGTGGAAACGGTTGGATGTTTAAACCAGAATCCTCATAATGTGTGAGTAAATGTCACCATATTTGGTAATATTGGGACATTCGTCGAAATATTGGTTAAATAATTGTCATATAGTCACACAGGGAGTATTGTTTCCAGTGGAGCGTGAGAGCATGAGGGACTACCTGGACTCGATATTCGACAAATACCTCAACGCCAAGAAGATATTTAAGAACAAAGAGGTCCTCAGGCACAGTTATACCCCAAAGGAGCTTCCCCATAGGTACGAGCAGATAGACGAGCTCGCCCATATTCTCGTTCCAGTTCTCAGGGGCGAAACGCCCTCCAACGTCTTCGTCTATGGAAAGACTGGAACCGGCAAGACTGTAACCGTGAAGTTCGTGACCGAGGAGCTGAAGAAGATATCCCGGCGCTACAACGTCCCGGTTGAGGTCATCTACATAAACTGCGAGATAGTCGATACCCACTACCGCGTTTTGGCTAGAATAGTCAACCACTTCAAGGAGGAGAGCGGAATCGAGGTTCCCCTCGTCGGCTGGCCCACTGATGAGGTCTACGCAAAGCTGAAGGAGGTCATCGACGCGAAGGAGCGCTTCGTCATCATAGTCCTCGACGAGATAGACAAGCTCATAAAGAAGAGTGGGGACGACATCCTCTACTCCCTGACGAGGATAAACACGGAGCTTTCGAGGGCAAAGGTCAGCATAATAGGCATCTCCAACGACCTAAAGTTTAAGGAGTACCTAGATGCCAGGGTTCTCTCAAGCCTCAGCGAGGAAGAGGTCGTCTTTCCGCCCTACGATGCAAACCAGCTCAGGGACATACTCATGCAACGTGCCAAGGAGGCCTTCTACGATGGCGTCCTTGACGATGCAGTTGTCCCACTCTGTGCGGCTTTAGCTGCCAGAGAGCACGGCGATGCCAGGAGGGCCCTTGACCTGCTTCGCGTGGCCGGGGAGATAGCCGAGAGGGAAGGTGCCAGCAAGGTGACCGAGAGGCACGTCTGGAAGGCCCAGGAGAAGATAGAGCAGGACACTATGGAGGAAGTAATCAAGACGCTCCCCCTGCACTCGAAGGTTCTCCTCTACGCGATAGTCATGCTCGACGAAAACGGAGAACTGCCCGCGAACACCGGGGACGTCTATTCCGTCTACAAATCCCTCTGCGACCACCTTGACGTTGAGCCCCTCACCCAGAGGCGCGTCAGCGACCTCATAAACGAGCTCGACATGCTCGGCATAATCAACGCCAAAGTTGTAAGCAAGGGCCGTTACGGCAGGACGAAGGAGATACGCCTGAACGTTACCCCCTACATGGTCAAGAACATCTACCGGCACGATGACCAGGTTAGGAGCTTACTCACCCTCAACCTGTCCCGGCAGAGGAGGTTGTTCTGATGCTGGTTGAGGACCTCCTCAAGAACAACTACCTGATAACGCCCTCGGCGTACTACCTCTTAGTTGAGCACTACAAGAAGGAGTTCACCCTCGCCGAGCTGATAAAGTTCGCGAAGTCCCGGGGAACCTTTGTGGTGGACTCGGCACTCGCCGAGGAGTTCCTCAGGAGTATCGGCCTCGTTTCCGGTGGAGCTCCACAGGAAACAGCACCCATAAGGGCCGAAGAAAATGAAACCCTTGAGGCGTACATTGGCCAGAATAGTACTCTTGAGACTTCTTCTAGTGAAAAGTCTTCTGAAGTTAGTGAAAAACCGGAAATCTCGCCTGTTGTTCCGGAATCCGTTTCCGAAGAATCGGCCCCGGGAGAGACCTCTGTTTCCACTGGAACGCCCCCCGAAGAAAAACCCTATGAGGTCTCCACTGTGGGGGAAAAAGGACTTGAACCCACAAATGTGGGGGGCTTGAGTTCCATTTCCACTGGAATTCCTCTCGAAGAAAGGGCTTCTGAGAACTTATCTGATGGGAAAGAAGAACTGACTGGGGAGATTTCAGAGGGGAGGAGTTTTGTTTCCACTGGAAGTTCTGGAGAGGGGAATGAACTCCAGAGCGACTCGGGTGCCGTGAGCGAAGTTGTAGACGTCGCCTTAGAGGGGGCACTTCCACTGGAGAACGGCAACGGGTACGGCCTAACCTCGGACTCCGAGGAGTACTACGAAAACGGGGAGGTAAAGCCGAAGATAGTTTACGGTGATTATGGTGTTCCAGTTGCTTACGTCGCCGAGGACGTCGAGGGGGAGAAGAGCTACTCCGTCTACGATGGCCTCGTGATAAGCCCGAAGGAGGGCTTCGTCTACCGGGCAAAGGAGATTCCCGATGACTATCGGGTGGTCTTTGACGTCAAGAACGTGAAGTTCGAGGCCCCCAAGGTCAAGAACGCCTCAAGCAAAGAGGGCGAAGTCATAATCCAGGCCTACTCGAACTACTTCCGTTCGAGGCTCAGGAAGATGAAGCGAATCCTCCGCGAGAACCCCGAGGTGGGGAGCGTGGTAGACATAGCGAAGCTCTCCTACATCAGGGACGAGGAAGTGACGATAGTCGGCCTCGTGAGCGATAAGAGGGAGACCTCCAAGGGCTTCATCTTCGTCCTTGAGGACGCAACGGGCATGACAAAGGTCTTCGTGAACAAGAACAACGGCGAGGCCGAGAAGCTCAAGTCTGTGATGCCGGATTCCGTCATAGCCGTCAGGGGGAGGCCGGGAAACGGCATATTCTTCGCGAGCAAGGTCTTCCTCCCGGATGTGCCCAAGTTCAGGAAGAAGAAGCCACCACTTGAGGAGAAGGTCTACGCAATCCTCCTGAGTGACATCCACGTCGGCAGCAACAAGTTCTGCGAGAGGGCCTTTGAGAAGTTCCTTGAGTGGCTCAACGGGGAAGTTAACAGCAGAACTGAGGAGGAGCTCGTGAGCAGGGTTAAATACCTAATCCTGGGTGGTGATGTTGTCGACGGAGTCGGCATCTACCCCGGCCAGTACAACGAGCTCGCCATACCCGACATCTTCGACCAGTACGAGGCTTTAGCCAACCTCCTGAAGAACGTGCCCGACCACATAACGATTTTCATCGGGCCCGGAAACCACGATGCAGCCAGAACGGCCCTTCCCCAGCCGGGCTTTTACGAGGAGTACGCCAGACCTCTCTTCAAGCTCAAGAACGCCGTAATAATCAGCAACCCCGCTGTGATAAGGCTTCACGGCAGGGACTTCCTAATAGCCCACGGCAGGGGCATAGAGGACGTCGTTGACTTTGTCCCGGGGAGGAGCCACCACCAGCCGGCCGAGGCTATGCTTGAGCTCCTCAAACTGAGACACCTCGCCCCGACCTTCGGCAACAAGGTTCCCATAGCCCCCGACCCGGAGGATACTCTCGTCATAGAGCAGGTCCCAGACCTCTTTCAGGCCGGCCACGTTCACGTCCTCCAGTATCTCACCTACAACGGCGTCTTCGTCATAAACACCGGAACATGGCAGGCCCAGACAGAGTTCCAGAAGATGGTGAACATAGTGCCAACCCCGGCGCGGGTTCCGATTATAGACGTGGAAACCGCTCGTTTGAGGGCAATTGTTCACTTCGACCAGTTCTGCGAGGGGGTTTGAACAATGCAATGGCTTTTTGGCTCTGACGAAGACATCCTTAAACTTGTTGGCAAGCGGGGCTCCTTCCTTAGCCGGATTGGGGTTGCCGTTGGCATTAGAGATTCGGATTATTCAGTTTTCAAGGAGCTTTACTACGAGTTTATGGATCATTTTAAGTTCCGCTATGGTCTCAATACTCCAAGGAGGGTTTTTGCATCCGTAGACGTTCGGAGGATTTTAATTGATGGATCCGAGTTAAGGGAGTATATGCTCTTTTTGAAGGATTTTGTTAACGATGTTGTGAACGCCTCGGGTCTCTATGTCAATTTTGTTTTTGCTTCGTTTGGAAAGCCAAAGATTGCCCTTCCCGGAAAGGAAAAGCCTGTGAGTGTAAAAACGTTTATTGAGAGCACACTCAAGTCGTATTTTGCGTATATCCCTGTATGGGCTGTTGTTAGTAGGACCGGGATTAAACACGCTAGGATTTATGTGGATAGCTTTTCAACGTCTCCGGAGACCTCCGCTTGGAAAGAGCTATGTAGGAACAACGAGGTTTACGTGGTTCCCAATGGGGATAAAGTTAATTTGCTCATATCTACAGCCGATTTGTTGTTAGGATACATTGGAACGATAATAAGGCTGAGGAACAAAAAACCGGATATTGGTGAGCTGAAATCGTATCTAAAGCCCTTTGGATTCGATAATGAAAGATTTAGAATATATCACGTTGGAAATCGAGACTTGGGTCGTATCATTTATGAGGATCCCTCTGTTAAAATAAATCCTCTCTCTTATCGCCCATTTCCGATTGTTTACTTAGTTCCTGAACTGTCTCCTGTGGGGCTGTTGGCGGGAAGGGACGAGAGAAAACTGGTTGAAGCTTCTCCCGTTTATGAGTATGTCCTTAGGTATGTTGA
The sequence above is drawn from the Thermococcus sp. genome and encodes:
- a CDS encoding DNA-directed DNA polymerase II small subunit yields the protein MLVEDLLKNNYLITPSAYYLLVEHYKKEFTLAELIKFAKSRGTFVVDSALAEEFLRSIGLVSGGAPQETAPIRAEENETLEAYIGQNSTLETSSSEKSSEVSEKPEISPVVPESVSEESAPGETSVSTGTPPEEKPYEVSTVGEKGLEPTNVGGLSSISTGIPLEERASENLSDGKEELTGEISEGRSFVSTGSSGEGNELQSDSGAVSEVVDVALEGALPLENGNGYGLTSDSEEYYENGEVKPKIVYGDYGVPVAYVAEDVEGEKSYSVYDGLVISPKEGFVYRAKEIPDDYRVVFDVKNVKFEAPKVKNASSKEGEVIIQAYSNYFRSRLRKMKRILRENPEVGSVVDIAKLSYIRDEEVTIVGLVSDKRETSKGFIFVLEDATGMTKVFVNKNNGEAEKLKSVMPDSVIAVRGRPGNGIFFASKVFLPDVPKFRKKKPPLEEKVYAILLSDIHVGSNKFCERAFEKFLEWLNGEVNSRTEEELVSRVKYLILGGDVVDGVGIYPGQYNELAIPDIFDQYEALANLLKNVPDHITIFIGPGNHDAARTALPQPGFYEEYARPLFKLKNAVIISNPAVIRLHGRDFLIAHGRGIEDVVDFVPGRSHHQPAEAMLELLKLRHLAPTFGNKVPIAPDPEDTLVIEQVPDLFQAGHVHVLQYLTYNGVFVINTGTWQAQTEFQKMVNIVPTPARVPIIDVETARLRAIVHFDQFCEGV
- a CDS encoding ORC1-type DNA replication protein yields the protein MRDYLDSIFDKYLNAKKIFKNKEVLRHSYTPKELPHRYEQIDELAHILVPVLRGETPSNVFVYGKTGTGKTVTVKFVTEELKKISRRYNVPVEVIYINCEIVDTHYRVLARIVNHFKEESGIEVPLVGWPTDEVYAKLKEVIDAKERFVIIVLDEIDKLIKKSGDDILYSLTRINTELSRAKVSIIGISNDLKFKEYLDARVLSSLSEEEVVFPPYDANQLRDILMQRAKEAFYDGVLDDAVVPLCAALAAREHGDARRALDLLRVAGEIAEREGASKVTERHVWKAQEKIEQDTMEEVIKTLPLHSKVLLYAIVMLDENGELPANTGDVYSVYKSLCDHLDVEPLTQRRVSDLINELDMLGIINAKVVSKGRYGRTKEIRLNVTPYMVKNIYRHDDQVRSLLTLNLSRQRRLF